The genomic interval GCTCAAGGCGGGAGTGTCCAGCCATCTGAACGCCAGCCTGCTCAACCTCAGCCATGCGGCCCTCAACAGAGTTGGACGCAAGCTCAGCCTGGCCAAGCGCGTTAGCGTAACGACGCTCAATCTTCTCACGAACTTGATCCAGGTTAGGAGTGCTGCCGGAGGTCAAAGAATCCATGGACTTCAGGGACTCGGAAACCTTTTCCTGCATCTTCGCCTGCTCCAGCTGGCTCAGAAGCTTGGTGCGCTCAGCAACCTTCTGCTGCAAAGCCATGGAGTTACGCTCCACAGCCTTCTTAGCCTGATCAGCCTGCTGCAGAGCCTGGTCGTGGAGCTGCTTGGTATCTTCAACGGACTGCTCAGCAGTAACCAGCTGTGCAGCGAAAGCCTCAGCGGCGTTTTCGTACTCAGTAGCCTTCTTGACATCACCGTCAGCGCGAGCCTTGTCAGCCAGCTGGATAGCCTGGCGGGTGTTGCCCTGCAGCTTCTCAATTTCAGCCAGACGGCGGTTCAGCTGCATTTCAAGCTGACGCTGGTTACCAATAACAGCTGCTGCCTGCTGGGAGAGCTCCTGATGCTGGCGCTGAGCATCTTCGATGGCTTGCTGGATCTGTACCTTAGGATCCGCGTTCTCCTCAATCTTGGAGTCGAACAACGCCATGAGGTACTTCCATGCCTTGGAGAATGGATTAGCCATGTTGAAAAGTGAGCCTTCCTAAATATCTGAAACAGGTAATTTCGCTGTATTCATTTATGCGATCATTATCCATGACGCCACGTATACCGGCACAACTGCCTTCACGCCACATGTAATTTTAGCGGTATGAAGTTAGCGGAACCTCGACGCCGTCCATATTAGCGCTATGAAGCCAACAATGGGCGTCGAAAAGCAATCTTTTACTGCTTTTCGACGCCCACCCATGCGCTTAGACGCGAGCGAGGTCTTCCTGCGCTGCTTGCAGCGCCATGGAACCTGCAGCTTCGATCAACACATCCGCAACGCTGGCCCCCAAAGCGTGGCACACGGAGGCAAGAAGCTCAGAGGACACCTCTTTGCGGCCGCGTTCCAATTCTGAAAGATAACCAGGTGACACACGTGAAGCTTCCGCCAGCTCACGCAAAGTAACGCCCTTGTCAGCACGGAAAGAACGAAGAGCTGCACCCAGAGCTTCGCGGAGAAGTGGCTCTGGAGCTTTCCGTGGGGCAGATTCTGAAATCGGCTTGTCTAGAAGGGTTGTATAAGTAACCATCGTTAGGTTCAACTCCCTTTCCCTAAAATTTGTTCCCAGTTTACCTGGAAACTTGAGTCACTGCGACTCAATATGGTCAATCAGCAGGCGAAAGCTTTGCTGCACAGCAGACTCTCTAATATGATGCCGTCCCAATTCAGCCAATATTACCTGTTGTTCACTTTCAAACGCACGATACGCGTCAATTGTTCCCGACGCCCCAAAATGCGCAGGACCAGCCACTCCGATCCACACTTCCCCCACCGGATGACCATCTTGTTTGCTGGGGCCAGCAACGCCCGTGAGCGAAACCGCCCAATCTGCCTGGCATCTGTGTGCGGCCCCCGTTGCCATCGCACGGGCGCACTGCGGGGAAACAACGCCGTGCGCGTCGATAAGCTCCTGCGGCACACCGGCAAGCGCAACCTTAAGCTCGGTGGCATAGGTGACCAGCCCGCCTTTAAGTACCACTGAGGCGCCGGGGATCTCTGCGATCGTCGCACTGGCAAGGCCGGCGGTGAGGGATTCACAAAACGCCAGCGTTTCACCGCGCGATTTCAACAGCTCCACCACTCGCCCCGCCAGATTCTCCGACATGGTCTAGCTTTCTGCGGACTTTCGTGAATCCCACAGGTACTGCAGACCCGTGACCACGGTGACGATCAGCGCTGCATACATGACGATCTGGCTTGGAATATCCATCCAACTTGGGAAAGGGCACAGATACAGAGCAACGGCAACAGTCTGCAGAGCAGTCTTAAGCTTGCCCCCCTTTGATGCAGGCACAACATTTCCAGCGCGCAGTTGGAAGAAACGCCAGATGGTAATGCCGAACTCTCGAAGCACAATCAACGCAGTGACCCACCAGGGCAAAATGCCGATGATGTTGAAACAGACAAATGCTGTGGTCATCAACGCCTTATCGGCAATCGGATCCGCGATCTTGCCAAAGTCAGTGACCAGGCCACGTGCTCGCGCAATATCGCCGTCAAGCTTGTCGGTGATCATGAGCAAAATGAAAACAACCAACGCCCACCAGGCAAAAGCATTGTTTTCCGTCTCACCTTTAAGCGTAAGCCACGCAAACAAAGGGATGACAATGATACGCAAGCTGGTCAAGAAGTTCGGAAGGTTCCAGTTGGAAGGCTTGACCGCTTGATTGCTTGGATCTTGTGCGCCATTTACGCCTGCTGATACATCACTCACGGTGTTCCACCCTACCTGCACCCAAATTGAAGACTACGACTAGTAATGATTTCTCCAAAAAACTTGTCACAAAGCTTGAGCCCACTCTATTCCTAAAAACCTCTCGACGGACGAAGCGCCACAAAAGCAAGAGAAGAATATAAGTGAACCAAATTCCGTTTAGTGTACGTCTAGACGCCTAAACTTACCTGTTATGACTTATTTTGCCGTGCTTTACACATACAACCCAGACAGCGAGAAAGTCGCTGAAGTTCGTACCGTCCACCGCGAGTTCATTGCCAACCTTCATGCGGAGGGCAAAATCGTTGGCTCCGGTCCTTTCGTGGACGGCGACGGTGGCGCGCTGATTGTCATCAAGTTGGAAGAAGGCTCCAACCTTGTTGATGCTGAAACCCTGATGAACAATGATCCATTCCACGTAGAAAACGTGCTGGACAACCGCGTCATCCGTAGCTGGAACCCTGTGACCAAAGATTTCTAGGCAACTTTTTCTTTAACAATTTTGGCGCTTGGCTTGTATGAAAGTCAGGTGCCTTCTCGCTTGCCTAAACCAGCGTTGCTGCCTAAACCAGCGTTGCTGCCTAAACCAGCGTTGCTGCCTAAACCAGCGTCGTATGGCTAAAGGGCCAGCACCGAAACTCCTCGGTGCTGGCCCTTTATTTTAAGTAATGCTGTTACTTCTTCTCTGAGGAGATATCGGTAACGGTGGCGGATCCGGTTTCAGGCTCCTCACCGGTCTCCCAGTTGTCGCCCTCATACTTTGCAGCGTTCCACTTTGGTGGAATACCGCCCTGGTTTTCGTCGCGTTTGTTCTTGATGATGGATGCGATGACGGTGATTGTCAGGACACCAATGATGAAGACCAAGGAGAACACGGTGGAAACCTCAGGTACGGAGACGTTTTCACCACCGTTGATGAATGGCAGGTTGTTTTCGTGCAGTGCATGCAGACCAAGCTTTGCACCAATGAACAGCAGGATAAGACCCAAGCCATAAGGCAGGTAGACCAGGCGGTCAAGCAGGCCGTCAAGCAGGAAGTACATTTGGCGCAGACCCAGCAGGGCGAATGCGTTAGTGGTGAACACGATGTAAGGCTCCGTGGTGATGCCGTAAATCGCTGGGATAGAGTCCAGTGCGAACATCAGGTCAACCATGCCGATGGATACAAGTGCAACGAACAGTGGGGTCAGGTGCAGCTTGCCTCCGAAGCGGTGAGTGAGCTTGTCGCCGTGGTAGCCCTCAGTAACCGGAATGACCTTGCGCAGCGCCTTAATGATGAACATGTCGTTCGGGTCGGTCTCAGGGGTGTCTCGAACTTCGTCCCACAGGAGCTTCACAGCGGTGTAGATCAGCCAGATGGAGAAGATGTAGAAGACATCGGACCAGGCTTCGATAACTGCAGCACCTGCGAGGATGAATGCCAGGCGGAAGACCAGTGCCAGCGCGATACCGATGAGCAGAACCTTCTGCTGGTACTTGCGAGGAATCTTGAAAGAACCCATGATCAGCGCGAAGATGAAGAGGTTATCAACACTCAACGCCTTCTCTGTCACGTAACCGGTGAAGAACTCAATGCCGTGCTGGTGTGGGTTACCTGGCTCGCCCCAAGCAAACCAGAGGAACACGCCGAAAACACAGGCGAGGGCTACGTAGAAGAGGCTCCACCATGCGGATTCTTTGATAGTGGGCTCGTGTGGGGTGCGGACGTGGGAATAGAAATCGAAAATGAAGAAGCCAGCAATCACTGCGATAGTGATTAGCCATGTGGCTAAGTTTACTTCCATGACAAAAAGAACCTCCGGTTCTTGGTTAGACAATTTAAGAACCGGAGGTCTCCCCCACCCTTGTCCCTCAACGCATCTAACATGCATCTGAAAAACAAAATGGGCCAGTGTGACCGGGAATTCACAACCTAAAATTCTTTAAAGTTTGATTTCCGTGTTGACGATCAACGCTGCTTGTGGGGTACTCCCCTCCAATACGGGAAAACTATAACCCAGATGGTGGGAAATTGCTACCCCGTCACCGCCCCGAAGCTAAAACCGCAGAAACTCAACCCGACTTAAGCAAAAAGAATCGGACATGCTCCCACAGTTCAAAGCAGTCTAAAACCGCAAACTGTGCGAACACGCCCGACTCAACATCCAGAGCCACTAGGCTCCTAAAGCCTTAACACACTCCCTTGGAAGGATCAGCCTGCACGACGGTGGTGTTAGCCGCTTCTTCAGCTTCCGCTGCCACCTCGTCATCCCAGGTCTCTTCCTTCGGTGCGTCGGCGGGGTCTGCACCTTTAAGCATCCACAAAATGGTTTCCAGCTCTTCTGGCTTGACCAAAACTTCACGAGCCTTAGAGCCTTCGGATGGGCCCACCACACCGCGGGTTTCCATGAGGTCCATGAGGCGTCCGGCCTTGGCAAAACCGATGCGCAGTTTGCGCTGCAGCATGGAGGTGGATCCCATTTGTGAGGTCACCACGAGTTCGACTGCTTCGAGGAGATCTTCCAGATCGTTTCCGATATCGGCATCGATCTTCTTAGCTTCGGAAGCCTTATCTTCGGTGACACCGTCGGTGTATTCAGGCTGGCGCTGAGCCTTGGCCATGTCCACGACCGCTTGGATTTCTTCATCGGTGACAAAGGCACCCTGGATACGTTGTGGCTTGCCGGCACCCTGTGGGATGAACAGCGCGTCGCCCATGCCGATCAGCTTTTCAGCGCCACCCTGGTCCAAAATAACGCGGGAGTCAGTTAGCGATGAGGTTGCGAAAGCCAAACGTGAAGGAACGTTGGTCTTGATCAGACCGGTCACAACGTCCACGGATGGGCGCTGCGTTGCCAGCACGAGGTGGATACCGGCGGCACGTGCCTTCTGGGTGATGCGCACGATGGACTCTTCGATTTCCTTCGGTGCGGTCATCATCAGGTCAGCGAGCTCGTCGACCACACACACGATGTATGGGTACGCACGGTATTCGCGCTTGGATCCTGGAGGGGTCTCAATTTCGCCAGATTTAATCTTGCGGTTGAAGTCCTTGATGTGGCGCACACGGGTTTGTTTCATGTCCATGTAGCGCTGTTCCATTTCCTCAACCAGCCACTGCAGTGCTGCCGCGGCCTTCTTTGGTTGGGTAATGATCGGCGTAATCAGGTGTGGAATGCCCTCGTATGGTGTGAGTTCCACCATCTTTGGGTCCACCAGAATCAGACGGACTTCTTCTGGCTTTGCACGCGTGAGCAGTGACACCAGCAGCGAGTTCACGAACGCCGACTTACCAGAACCGGTGGAACCAGCCACAAGAAGGTGAGGCATTTTCTGCACGGAGTAGGACACGAAGTCGCCTTCAATATCCTTACCCAAACCAATGAGCATGGAGTCTTTGTTTTCCACGGTGGCACGCGCATTGAGCACATCACCCAGGCGAACCATCTCACGGTCAGAGTTTGGCACCTCAATACCGACTGCTGATTTACCTGGAATTGGGGTCAGCAGACGAACATTCTCAGTCGCCACAGCGTAGGCAATATTGGATTGCAGGTTGGTGATTTTAGAAACCTTCACACCAGGTCCCAGCTCAATTTCATAGCGCGTGACTGTCGGGCCACGGGAGAAACCAGTCACGGTCGCATCAACATTGAACTCACTGAACACGTCAGTAATGGCCTCGATCATGCGATCGTTGGTCTCTGAGTGAAGCTTCGCTGGCTCGCCTGGAATCAGCAGATCGGCACTCGGCAACACATAAGTGCTGTCGCCATCGCTGACAATGTCGGCAGGGGTCGGCGCTACAGGAGCAGGTGCCGCAGGCTTCTTCTCCACGACGGGATCCTTGCCCGATCGCGCAATAATCGCCTGACGCATGCTTTCCCTCGACGCTGCCACCGCATCCGACGCCGGCGCCGGCGCCAGATCTTCCTCGGTCACCGCTGGGAACTCATCAGTTTCGGTGACGCTGGGCTTCTTCAAGATGCTTGTCGACGCCTCCCTCTGCTTCACCTGCGGTTCCGCGGGGGCCTCGGCCTTCGCGTCATCCACGGGATACTTATCCAGCGAGGCCGCTGGGCGGCGCGCAGGTGTTGGGGCTGGCGCAGGAACTGGTGCCGGTGGCGGAGTCAGAGGTGGGGTGCGACGTGGCGCAGCCTTAGGCAGCGCTCGGCTAGGGGTTCTACTTGGTGCACGACCGCTCGCGCGGGATTCCAGCTCGCGTTCCACGTGTCCGTAGAGATCATCGTCTTCCTCGTCGAATTCATCTTCATCGCGGTTAAATCCTGCGAAGCCAAAGAAGCCACCCGCAAATTCGATGAACTCACGAATCGAAATTCCCGTGGTTTTCAACGCTCCCCAGAACAGCAGCAGAAGCAGGATCGGCACCGCCAAGAACACGGAGAATCCCAGTTCCAACGGGGTTCCAATCCACGCACCGATGGCACCGCCAGCAGTCTTTCGGCCCTCCCACTCAGCTGGGTTACCAGCAAAGAGGTGAATCAAGGCCAGCATGCACACGATGATCACACCGATGCCCAACATCACCCTGCCCTGAGCTTGACGCTCTGGAGTGTAACGAAGCATGAGCGCGACAGCCCACCCAATGAGGCCGACCGGCAAGATCCAAGCACCAGCGCCAATAGCGAGGTGAACGATATCGGCGATGAACGTGCCAATCGGTCCACCAATGCCCAGCCACACCGCAGCGCCCAAGACAATTGCAATTCCAACCAGGCTTAATGCAATGCCGTCTGCGTGCTCTTCCACGTAGGCAGAAGTGCGGTTTCCTGATTGCTCATCAAAATCCTCATCGAATTCCGGCTCAGGTTCAACAGCCTTGCTCCGCGATTTTCGTGTGGCGGGTTTCGTTGCGATCTCCTCCTCGAAATCATCAAAATCGTCGAGTACATCTTCGTTTCGACGACGACCAAGTTCACCAATGGAACGGGTCATCTTACCCAAGCCACTCGCGGTGGCACCAAATAGCGTTCCGATACCGGATCCCACAGCGCGAAATGCGCTGCCGGTCCGTTCTTCAGAAGTATCAGCAGCGCGTCGAGCGGTCATCGATGTTGTAAACGCAGCAGTCTCTGACCGGCCACCCCGAGAGGTGCTGGTTGTTGGTTTGCTTCGCCTGGTCGTCGCGGTGGTTTTTGGCCCCGTCGACTTTCCCGATGATCGTGAGCTTCCCCGCTTGGGTGCGCCGTTTCTGACAGTCATGGCCTTAACTCTAGTCGCTCAAACAACTCTATTCACAGAAGCACCACGCGATTCGTCCAAGTTTTCTATAAACTTCCCCGAACAACACCCTCTTGATTGCCTTCAAATGTTAGTTTCACAACATCACGGCCAGACAGCCACAACAGCAGCTCCCCTACCCCACCGCTAATCCGACAGACGTTTTCACCATCGGCCGACACTCCCCGACCTTCATGAAGAACAATCCGCGGAAAACCCACCGGAGCTAGAACCACTGGACGCGGTGATTTAATCATGCGTGGAGCAAGAAGTTTTAAAATGCGGTGCAGCTCTTTGCCATGTGCGTGCTCCATGGGGCGTACTTCTACCTCATCACCTGGCTGCAACGCGCCACGCAGGACATCTTCATGATGGATGAAATGCTCCATGCTATTGCCAATAGAGTCAAGGGCTCGCCATGGATTCAGCCCCTGCGGGCCTTCAGCCCACGCGTTGACAACATCCTCATATGGTCGGGTAAGCGCTTCTTCAAACTCTTCCTTTGCAGGATCCTGCTTTCCAGGAAGCATGCTGCGCAGCGCTGCTCCTGGCTTTTGCTCACGGACATAAAGGTGTGCCGCAAGATCTTTGGTGGTCCATTCGCCGCACAAGGTTGGTGCGTCTGGCCCCTTTTCCAACAGTGATGCTTGAAGTGCTGCTCGTTCTGTTTGTGCGAGATTCATGCAACCAAGACTAGATCAATGTGTAGAAACGCGTTGAGCCCGCGGCACCCAGGTTGGGTGCTGCGGGCTCGCGACGTCGAAAAGCGAAATGCTTTTACAGGGACTCGCGTGAAGCGCGAACCTCATCGTCACCGATGTGCGTGGTTTCCGCAGTCATCGGAATGACGGTTGGCATGATGACCGGCTGGCGCTTCCACTTCTGCTCGACGAAGCGAGAGAGCTTGCGGCGCAGCTGCTGAACCATGCGGTAAGGATCGTTTTCACCTTCAGCTGCAAGATCATTCATGGTGGTTTCGGACAGCTCAGTGACCTCACCCATCATGGACTTTGCATCCTCAGAGAAACCGCTGGTCTGAACGGTTGGGCGCTCCAACAGACGGCCAGTGCGGTTGTCGATGACAGCAGTGATCGAGATCAAGCCACCCTCACCAAGCGAGGTACGGTCTGCAAGGATGTCCGCGTCAATATCACCCATGGTGACACCGTCGACGTAAAGGTTACCAACTGGAATCTGACCAACAACCTGTGCGCGACCGTTGACCATATCAACCACAACACCGTTTTGTGCAAGCACAACGTTGTCGCGGTTAACACCAGTGGAGATAGCCAGTTCCTTGTTGGCGCGCAGGTGGCGCCACTCGCCGTGGACAGGCATAGCGTTCTTCGGACGAGCGGCGTTGTACAAGAACAACAGCTCTCCGGAGTAGCCGTGGCCCGAGGTGTGCACCTTGGCGTCGCGACCGGTAACAACAGTTGCACCGATCTGAGCCAGCATGTTGATGACACCGAACACTGCTTCTTCGTTACCTGGAACCAGGGAGGAAGAAAGGATAATCAAGTCTCCATCACGGACAGTGATCTGTCGGTGCTCACGACGCGCCATGCGAGACAGCGCAGCCATAGGCTCACCCTGAGTACCAGTGGTAATCAGCATGACCTTGTGAGGAGCCATACGAGAAGCATCATCCATGGAAATAATGGTTCCGCGAGGTGCCTTCAGGTAACCAAGCTTCTCCGCAATCTCCATGTTGCGAATCATGGAACGACCGTTGAATGCAACCTTACGGTTGGACGCAACGGCAGCATCCACAGCTGCCTGAACGCGGTACACGTTGGAAGCAAACGACGCCAAAATGACGCGCTGCTTAGCATCGCCGACCAAACGCTTCAGGGTTGGAGCAACATCAGCTTCAGATCCAGAAACACCAGGGGTGGTGGCGTTGGTGGAGTCACACAGCATCAAGTCCACGCCCTCGTCACCGAAACGGGACAATGCAGGCAGGTCAGTTGGGCGTCCATCAGGAGGAGTCTGATCCAGCTTGATGTCACCGGTGTGGATGACCAAACCAGCAGGAGTCTTGATAGCAAGACCAAGGCAGTCTGGGATGGAGTGGTTAACAGCCCAGAAGCGAATGTTGAACGGTCCGCGGTCCTCATTGGACTGCTCGTTGACCTCGATCAGCTTCGGACGCTGACGGTGTTCCTTACACTTAGCTGCAATCAGAGCCAAGGTGAAACGGGATGCCAAGATTGGGATATCGTTGCGCAGCTTCAGCAGCCAGGGAATAGCACCAATGTGGTCTTCGTGTCCGTGAGTAACCACCAATGCATCGACGCGGTGCAGGTGATCCTCAATTGGGCCGAAGTCAGGAAGAATCAGGTCAACGCCTGGCTCACCTGAAGATGGGAAGAGCACACCACAGTCCACGATGAGCAGACGGTTGTTGTACTCAAACACGGTCATGTTGCGACCGATTTCGGAAATGCCACCAAGTGCGTAAATACGCAGACCGTTTGCCGGTGCCTTTGGTGGCTCTGGCAGGCGCTGGGTCAGATCCGCACCCTGCATCGACTTAACAACGTTTCGGCGTCCGCCACCGCGGTTGCCACGGTTTCCGCCCTGACGGTTCTGGTTACCGCTGTTGTTGTTCGCGCCCTCATTGGCGTTTCCGGATCCACGACGTCCACGACCACCGCGACGGTTGTTGTTGGAACGGTTGCGGTTGTTGTTTCCGGACTCGCGGTTCTGGGAACCTTGAGCGTTCTGGGAACCCTGAGAATCTTGGGATCCTTGAGCACCTTGCGCAGCATCCCGATTGTCGTTTCCGGCGGTCTCAGCTTTTACAGCGCTCTGGTTAGAGGAAGCATCTGGTGCCTGAAAGACAGGGGTATCCAGATGGTTTTCCTGACCAGCTTCTGGTGGGCCCGCCTTGCGGGTAACCTTCCGGCCGCGATTTCGGGAATCATTCATATTTATAGAACTCCAGCTTTTTTCATGTCTTCTCGGAGAGCCTCAAGTTCCTGCTCATTTGGAGCCATAATTGGAAGTCGAGGATCTCCTACGTTGATGCCCTGCAGACGCAGAGCAGCTTTTGCCAAGCTGACTCCACCCAAGCGACCTTGGGCAGCTACCAGCGGTGATAGTTTGGCGTTGATTTCCCGCGCACGGACGAGGTCGCCTTCCTCGAAGCTTGTGTACAACTCACGTAATGCTGTGGGGGCTGCATGTCCAATTACGGAAATGAAACCTGATCCGCCCAAAGCAAGCCAAACAAGGTTTAGTGGGTCATCGCCTGAATACCAGGCAAGTCCCGTTTCTTTGATCAATGACGTGGCTGCAACGAGGTCACCCTTGGCGTCCTTGACCGCCAAAATCGTAGGTAATTCACTCAGGCGTCTCATGGTATCAGACTCAATTGGAATACCTGACCGACCAGGAATGTCATAGAGACAAATTGGAACCTCTGTTGCTGCAGCAATTGCACCGAAGTGCGCCAGCAATCCCTCTTGGCTCGGCTTGGAGTAATAAGGAGTTACAACTAAAAGGCCGTCTGCGCCAGCAGAAGCAGCAGCTTCCGCAAGTTCCACAGATGTCCGCGTGTTGTTGGTTCCGACACCGGCGATGAGCTTCGCCCGATCCCCAACTTCCTCACGAACGGCCTTGAGCAGTTCTAGTTTTTCAGCGGCGGTTGTCGTTGGGGATTCACCAGTGGTGCCCGCGAGAACCAAAGAATCCAAGCCCTTATCAACCAAATAAGCCGCGACTTCGCGGCCAGCAGCGATATCGATGTCTCCGGATTCCGTGAATGGAGTAACCATTGCTACTCCAACGGTGCCGAAGTGCTCTACTCCGGTCTTAGCTGTTAAACCTGTGCTCATAGAGTTCAAGGTTACCTTCTTCCCTCATTTGGGGGTTAAACAACCCCGCAAAAAACCTAACAACTTTTGCATAACAATCGCCCAAGCCACATTCCGATAAGAACAATTGACACGAGCAAGAGGTTTTTACGGCTGTCTTTTACAGCCAAAAATGTTGTCTTAACTATATGAATTTTTAGCTCGTGGGTGTGAGCTTTGCGTTAAAAGTCCATGACATACGGGCTTGTTGCCATTTGCGATCCGTCTGCCAAAGTTTCAATCTCAAAATCACCGAAAACAGTTGGCGCTGCTACCTGCAGCTTTCTTAAACATTCTACCGCTACTTCGCGGATTTCGACGTCTGCATGTTCACTGGCTCGCATGCCAATGAAATGCCTCCAGGTGCGGAAGTTTCCAGACACCACGATTCTGGACTCTGTAGCGTTGGGCAGCACAGCGCGAGCTGCTTGACGAGCCTGCTTTTTCCTTAAAAGTGCATTCGGTTCATCGCCAAGTTTTTCTTCCAGCGCATTAAGCAGCTCATTGAAAGCGAACCGAGACTCATCCATGGCGTGCATGAAAAGTTCACGCAACTGCGGATCTTCATCGATGAGAGTGGGCACCACTACTTCCGATTCTCCGCTGTGCACGAAACGCTGAGACAGTTGAGAGAAGGAAAAATGGCGGTGTCGGACCAATTCATGGGTCGCGGACCGAGAAA from Corynebacterium glutamicum ATCC 13032 carries:
- the thyX gene encoding FAD-dependent thymidylate synthase; the encoded protein is MAEQVKLSVELIACSSFTPPADVEWSTDVEGAEALVEFAGRACYETFDKPNPRTASNAAYLRHIMEVGHTALLEHANATMYIRGISRSATHELVRHRHFSFSQLSQRFVHSGESEVVVPTLIDEDPQLRELFMHAMDESRFAFNELLNALEEKLGDEPNALLRKKQARQAARAVLPNATESRIVVSGNFRTWRHFIGMRASEHADVEIREVAVECLRKLQVAAPTVFGDFEIETLADGSQMATSPYVMDF
- the dapA gene encoding 4-hydroxy-tetrahydrodipicolinate synthase; this translates as MSTGLTAKTGVEHFGTVGVAMVTPFTESGDIDIAAGREVAAYLVDKGLDSLVLAGTTGESPTTTAAEKLELLKAVREEVGDRAKLIAGVGTNNTRTSVELAEAAASAGADGLLVVTPYYSKPSQEGLLAHFGAIAAATEVPICLYDIPGRSGIPIESDTMRRLSELPTILAVKDAKGDLVAATSLIKETGLAWYSGDDPLNLVWLALGGSGFISVIGHAAPTALRELYTSFEEGDLVRAREINAKLSPLVAAQGRLGGVSLAKAALRLQGINVGDPRLPIMAPNEQELEALREDMKKAGVL